A single genomic interval of Lucilia cuprina isolate Lc7/37 chromosome 2, ASM2204524v1, whole genome shotgun sequence harbors:
- the LOC124421335 gene encoding uncharacterized protein LOC124421335, producing the protein MQQMWLDKIDWDEHIKPVALQKWKTFISNYNEIDTINLDRWVQYTPSSYIEFHGFCDSSELAYAATLYIRIMNGDKVYVNLLIGKTKVAPVKRLSLPRLELCGAVLLANLVNSVIPNFKLHTYNLYLWSDSTIVLAWLRKPPCNWKTFVANRVATILEKVGNKNWFHVASNHNPADLATRGLIPSDLRESKLWWHGPDWLRLNKSSWPEGSLEFEKVEESKQVQVNIARSAEREDILDRFSSLPRAYHVIAYIFRFFNLASKSRHKSCNYESVRISAQELVFVRNRLFFLSQQSHFSSEFSCLS; encoded by the coding sequence ATGCAGCAAATGTGGCTCGACAAAATAGACTGGGACGAACATATAAAACCTGTGGCTCTACAAAAATGGAAGACTTTCATTTCTAATTATAATGAGATTGATACAATTAATCTTGATCGTTGGGTTCAATATACGCCTAGTTCTTATATTGAATTTCATGGCTTTTGTGACTCTTCTGAGTTAGCTTACGCAGCTACACTATATATACGTATAATGAATGGTGATAAAGTTTACGTTAATCTTCTTATTGGCAAGACAAAAGTGGCTCCAGTTAAAAGGCTTTCTTTGCCACGTTTAGAGTTATGTGGCGCAGTTCTTTTAGCCAATTTAGTAAACAGCGTAATCCCCAATTTCAAATTGCATACGTATAACTTATATTTGTGGTCCGATTCGACAATAGTTCTTGCTTGGTTACGAAAACCGCCATGTAATTGGAAAACATTTGTGGCAAATAGGGTAGCTAcaatattagaaaaagtagGAAACAAAAATTGGTTTCACGTAGCTTCTAATCACAATCCTGCCGATCTAGCAACCCGGGGGCTGATACCTTCGGATTTAAGAGAAAGCAAACTTTGGTGGCATGGTCCCGATTGGCTCCGGTTGAATAAATCGTCGTGGCCCGAAGGTTCATTGGAATTCGAAAAAGTAGAAGAATCGAAACAAGTCCAAGTTAATATTGCTAGATCTGCTGAACGAGAAGATATACTGGACCGTTTCTCGAGTTTGCCCAGAGCATATCACGTTATTGcttacatatttagatttttcaaCCTTGCGAGCAAAAGCAGACATAAAAGCTGTAATTACGAATCTGTTAGAATTTCGGCTCAAGAACTCGTATTTGTACGAAATCGGCTATTTTTTCTTTCTCAACAGTCGCACTTTTCTAGTGAGTTTAGTTGTTTATCATAA